A region of the Silene latifolia isolate original U9 population chromosome 9, ASM4854445v1, whole genome shotgun sequence genome:
ATTTCTGTTGTCAACAAACACAACACATACATAATTAACACTACTCACTACTTACTCTATAATTGAATCATAAAATGAGAAGATAAATAGAGGATTTTAAAAAAGACTTACCAGGAAATTTACGCAGGATTTTCTTCACCTTCTTGTAGCATTGACGGCACTGAAGATCAACCTTGAGTATCATTATGGTCACCTGTCCATACGGATCGGAGTAGGAAACAGATAGGATTAAGTAATATAGTAATTAGTCTTGCTTAAGACGACGCAAAATAGTGAATTCGATATCAAACCTTCTGATGTTGAGAACACGTCATGGCCTATCTCATGGACTGAACGAACCAGTTAGAGGAGAGTTGAGAGTAAGGAGATAAGTGAAATCGTCGAATGCATGCAATTGCAATTTTGTGGTTGAGGCTTTTACTGTTTCTCATTATTTATATTTATTCCCATGATGATGATTGATGATGATTTCATTTCATTTACGTAGTAGAGTAGTACTCCTACTATCCTATTTTGTTATTCCCCCCTATTTCCTTAtatcttcccctttttttttggcacaaaaattaagaaaggggaagaaagaaggaataaaatagaataaagtattgtaagttgtgaaatttataggtgagagaaaataataaagaatgaatgatgaataaagaatagataaactaatgagagttgttgattttttaggaaagagaaattaataaaaaatgaatgaaacttacaaaaaaaaaaggaaagagggaagataatcaaacttgtatgaaaaaggaaagagggaatataattggaaattggagggagtattttattATTGGTTTTTGTTGGGCCGACTTGAATTATAACTCCAGCATTGCACACCACAATCGGTTGTTGTGGTACGAGTACTTCCTACAACACAATACCCCGCGTATTCATCCCTTTTGGTCTTTGTCCTTGCTTTATGAGTTCATTAGTCGGACGTCGGTATGTCATTTGGGAAGATATTGTTTGGTGTGTAGACCGGTGATTGTCAGTGTTGGTATTGACATATACtccattttattttaaataattcTCCATATTTCTTTTTTCGTTTATTTATaatacaattagtcttgctgaaaacGGGTcagagcaagtgacggataaagccactcacaaaacggatagggggacaaggtggggggcaccccatgtgctttcttttctcctctatttgggtcatttgtaagGAAAAATGGTATCCATCACTCTAaaatgacggatacgtgccgtcacaaatgagattttgtgtttacaATATTCTCCCTATTTTCTTATTtgacaaacttttatacttattttaatcatttcACCCACAACAATACTCCACAATACtcatattttatcttattttaatcatcttaccccacaacaatacttattttaatcactttacccaacaacaatacttattgtaatcacacaataccttctctctcttCAATCTCCTACCCCCCATACaaatactttaccatataatactctcttccttaattcttgtgcccccTTGAATAGggggttatttagaataggagggagtattaagaaacagtaggtctcatgagagaccgtttcccactaatttagtgggagacataatagggaaaaaaaGAAATTCAGTGGGTTCCTCACCTCattatgtgagaggtctctcaataacgttatTGGGAGACCGTCTCTTTGAAGTTTTTGTGATTAAGAAAATGGGTTAGCGTTATTAGGTGGCGCCCAATTTCGGTGTCATTCTCTCACATGCAATAAGTAAGCACCACAATAATAATGGGTGCATCACATGCAATAAGAAAGGATCCTAATAATAAGAGGTGCATATGAGAGGGTGACGCCGATAGAGATAAGGCGCCACACTTTCACATGCAATAAGTGGGGACCCCAATAATAATAGGTACATCACACGCAATAAGAAGAGACCTCATTAATAAGGGgtgcatgtgagagggtgacgCCGATCGAGATAAGACGTCGTCGGGTGGCGCCCTATTTTTATCCATCTAGTAATAAAATGAGCATATTTTCGAGCGCAAACGGAGTTAAGAAAGTATTCTTTAGAGGactgatttatatcgacgacgttttagtaaatatcgacgacgtttttcataaaaaagacgatgactgcccttttgactttctctctctaaaaaaatttcTCTCGAACTCAagtaaattaaaaacaaaaaacaacaacaacaacaattaacaatatgtCGGATCTCAATTCAACGGTACGTAAACAACTTAATCATttgcttaatttttcaattttttttgcgcatcgttcattctattcgatagttgaattacttgacgTATTAACTTAGTAGTAGCGAATGTTTGAATTTGTTGCGTAATCTGAAAATTGTCCTCCGAAAGATGAACCATGGCTAAAAGTTGGGAACCAACGTTCAGaccatggtccaaacgttggaaatCAACGTTTGCCATGGACCAAACGATGGATTTCCACGtttgccatggtccaaacgttggatttccacgtttggccgtggtcaaacgttggaattcatagtttggccatggtcaaacgttggatttcattgtttggccgtggtcaaacgttggaTTTCATTGTTTGGCCGTGGATGAAAGTTGGTTTTCCTTGTTCGTCCGTGGTTGATCGTTGGAAAGTAATGTTTGGTCGCGGTCGTTTGTTGAGTCTCATGTTTTAGGCATGAATTACTCGTTTTCTACtcgtttttacatgtttttctttcgttttacGCAATTTATGTAGGTTATGaatcctttttattgtcttactatAGTCGTTATTGCTTGTATTGCTTGTAACAGGAATCGTGGGAGGATTTTGGCGAGAATTCAAttgattacaacccgttgttcgaGACTACTATAGATTTCGAAACGCGTGACGATGCTTTTAATTTGGCTCAGAAAATCGCATTCGAGAATGGGtttgctttggttaaagcaaataacggagctaaaaatagaaaaaagaaCGGGTTGTTGGCAAGTTATTTTCGATGTAAAAGACATGGTAAACCAAATGAATCGGACGATCTTGAGAAGTCAAGGAGGTCGCAGAAGTGTTCATGCAAGTTTCGTATTCGTGCCGTTCAAAATTTCGTGTCTAAAAATGATCAAGAGACGGTAGTGTGGAACATTGTAACTTCCGAGGGTACTGGACTACACAACCACACCGTAGCCGTTTATAAGGACGGGGATCGGCACTTTGCGGGATTGGACGCGGAAGAGAAGGCATATGTTAGGCAACAAACATTGGCCGGGGTTCTACCGAGGGATATTAAAAATGGTCTTCATTTGAGAACCCCCCGAAAAACCTCAACCGTCAAGCACCCAACAATATAatgaaacaaggaaaattaggAAAGAAGTTATGGGTGAAAGAAACACCGCTCAGCAAATGTTGGCTCTAGTGGTGGAAGCGAAATACGTCCACTGGCACGAGATTGATTTCAAGTCAAAAGAGTTGACTCACATTTTCATGGCTCATCctgaagcgattaagttgttcCGGGCTTATCCTTATGTCGTCCTCATGGATTCGACTTATAAAACCAACATTTACAAGAATCCACTCATTGAGATGGTTGGTGTGACACCCACGGGATCGTCCTTCTTAATTGCATGTTCGATGACTCCTACCGAGTCTTACGTGAATTACAAGTGGCTGTTGAGAAAGTTAGATGCGATTTTAGATGTCACCGGAGTAGTGTCCCCTGCTGTATTTGTCATCGACCGGGAATTGGGTTTGATCAGCGCTTTTGAGCAAGTATATCCCCGGGCTGAGCATTTGTTGTGTAGATGGCATGTGAACAAAGCCATCAATGCAAAAGCCTTGACATCATTCAGAGCTGAAAGTATGAGGAAACATGTCATCGCAAATGAAGAAGACGGTTGGATTAAGGTGATCAATGCAGTTACCGAGGAATCGTTTCAGCGTGCTTGGCAGTGTTTCCAACGTAAGTGGCCGATTATGCCGATTATGTACGGACAGCTTGGGGTCAACACGCAGGGAAGTTCGTTTTATACTATACAAACGAGGTCTTACATTTTGGTAACACGGCAACTTCCCGTGTTGAGTCAGCACATTCTCTATTGAAGGCTTGGTTGAAGTCAAAGCATCTCACACTTGACTCCATGTGGTCCCGTATCCATGGCATGCTTGAAAGTCAACACTCTAAGATTAAGAAAGAACTCGAAGATGAAATGAGTAAACCAAGGAGAACATCTCGTACTTTCTCCTTATTGCAAGGAAATGTGTCTACTAAGGCCATAGAGTTAATGGAGAAAGAACTTACTAGAGGCCTTGGTTTGGGTATCGGAGTGGACGATCGATGCCGACACGTGATACGAACGACTCATGGATTACCTTGTGCATGCAATTTGGCATCTCGATAAAAGCACTAAGGAGGTTATCATCTAGACCAGTGGTAAAACACTCCTTCAAAACCCCAAGCCCGCTCGTCTATACCCTAGCTGCAACACCCTCAGTGAGAACCATGTGCCTAATCTCCTCGTAGCTTTAGGCCTCTCGTAGAGCTTGATCCACGACCTCATATTCTCCGGGTTAGGGTCCGACCAACTGTTGAACACAACGTGACCACCAAAACTCCGTAGGGTGCCAGGGTTCCTAGGACCACCAGGAACGGGCTCTCTCAGGATCCAAGAGCTATCCCTCCTCGGCCTCTTCGACCTATCGGTGCTAGAAGACTCTCTAACACTCGAATAACGTCCTCTACTATCCCGACCCAACTTCAGACTCAACACTCTCTGCGGTGGCGGGTTCTCTTGGACCACATACTCTCCAGcatccttctcctcctcctcggaaCCGTCATTCGACGGCTCATCCTCTCTATCATGCTGGTAACTACCAGCAACCTCTCGTGACCTCGCCTCCTCCGACTCGCTAACGACGTGACCGGGAGTAGGCATCATAACCATTACAGACGTCTCTCGAAGTGGGGGTGGCTGTTTGTGGGCCTGCTTAACTCGCAAACGACGCTTCGAACCCGTAACATTCCGCCCAGCGGTGCGGTCGTGTACATTAGGCGGAGGCGGAGCATTCGTGATTGCCTTTCCTCTCTCATTTCGATCTGCCATCTGCATTAGGAAATTATAAGTTGTTAGAAAACACGTTAATCGACTAAAGATCATATAAAGTAACAAAAATCTGCAAATAATagcataaaacacggttttttaaaaaaaaaaaattaatttaccgCGGGCGAACAAAAAAGCCCCTTGTTTGACCGCGGTTGAAAAAAAAAACCCCTTGCTTTGACCGTGGCTAAACGTTTTTTTTTACCAtggtcaaacttttttttttttaaaccgcGGCCAAACGTTTGAAATCCACGTTTGCCATGGTAGAAACGAAGGAAATTAACGTTTCTCCATGGAAAAACGTTATAAACCAACGTTTCTCCATGGTTGAACGTTGCTTTCCAGCGTTTCTACCATGATTGAACGTGGCTTTCCTCCGTTTCTCCATGGTGAAACGTAAAATTCCCACGTTTCAACCATGGATTCCCCCTTCCCCAATTTTTTCGACTCGAAATCGACACAAACAACAACATTAATCGACATATAATTCAACCTATTTTGCAAACAACAGTACAATTACAACTAATTAGtaacaaattaacacaaaacaactaaCCAACTcaataataattcaactaattggataaattctaaaacataaactaaattCACCTAATTCAATTATTACTACCAAATCTAATCAATTTAATCAACTAGCAATAACAATAAATGAAAGAAAACTATTTAATTTCATAGTTTAACTCAATTAGattcaatttctaaactaatttaacaaaaaaaaaagcacTTACCTTGTATGTAGCAGCGGCGGCAGGGCAGTGATGGTAGCAGCGGCGTGGTGGTAGCAGCGGCGGGggtgtggtagtggtggtggccgAATCGATTGAGTGTTGGTGGAAGTtgatttttagttgttttgagtTAGAGAGAATAGAGAGAATTGGTGAAGTGTTAGTGAGATAATAGGGGCAATTgtcatcttttttttttaaatcgtcttcgacgtttactaaaacgtcgtcgatatttacgaaTCCGGATTCTTTAAGAATACTTTTGCTGGGCAAGTTACCTAACCCAATTTAGCAGGAGATACGATTGCTTTGTTTTCGGAATTAACCATGGCTGAAAGAGCGAAGTTAGATAGAAATTATTCGGTCACAGAAGTCCAGTGTGCCTTGAGCCAAATGTCACTGacaaggttattttcagtcgttttccttaatcaaaataaatcgtAGCTTAGTATTAataaaatagctagcggtaagtcagggtcgaatccacagagaggcggtgattatctagtttgtttatatttgaatCCGTCTTAAAGGTAATAAGTTATGGGGTTTTGAttggtttgatttctaacaactaatagcaaattaaataaagataaaatattaaagagtctagggattcgggttcactaggtcgtcatcaaagggtagaacttaattcattgattgagcaatttatattgttgaaagttaTATGATCAtccgattctaatatgtctttttagatctaacttaacatgcaatcgctatcattaagtcggtctaattcaaatatcgtggcctatactagtcttaacccggtcggtgataataCTAGTTTATGcgatactaattaatcaattctgatcagtaatcaactaattagaggtaaaacaataattgaacaaTAATATAAAgtaatttaacaatcaattcataataatcccttttctaacaacctagatcccctttcaccctagattaaaggcttagctactcatactaataacaataacaacaataacgatttaagaaagcataattaagaacataaaagatgaacaagtaattgaaattaTACCGATCACAAATCCATAAGGCAACTCGTGGACAAGAAGGACACCAAGGCAAGGTTAATGAGGTGGGTTCTCTTGTTGAGCGAGTTTGACATCGAAATCAAAGAAAAGCGAGGGAGTGCTAATGTGGTAGCAGACCATTTGAGTAGCCTTTACATTAATGATGATCTAGTGAAGACCATGGGAGTAGTGGATGGTAGCATACCACATGAATCTTTATATCCTATGAAAGTCGTTGAGCCGTGGTATGCTAACCTTGTCAACTACATGGTGACTAGGAAGTTTTCCACATCTTTATCTTCTAGCCAACGCCACAAGTTGAGGTGTATTTCCCGCTACTTCATATGGGATGACCCCTACTTATGGAAAATGTGCCAAGACAATATTATCCGCCGTTGCATTCCAGATGTGGAAATTCCCTCAATCCTCCAACATTGTCGTGAGTACGCTTTGGGGGGGGGCCTTTGGTCCTCAAAGGACCACCCGTAAGATCTTGGAATGTGGTTTCTATTGGCCTAGTATTTTCCGGGATGCCCAAGCTTATGTGAAGACTTGTGATCGGTGTCAAAGATGTGGAAACATTTCTCGACGGCACGAGATGCCCCAACAACCAATACTTTTTTGTGAAGTATTTGATGTTTGGGGGATAGACTTTATGGGTCCATTCCCGAATTCAAGCGGGTTCCTTTACATCTTGCTTACCGTTGactatgtttcaaagtgggtggaggcgatCCCCACAAGAGGTGATAATGTCAAGACCATGTCTAGTTTCATTCAAAGCTATATATTCCCTAGATTTGGTTACCCTAAGGCTATAATAAGTGATCGGGGCACACATTTTTGCAACCGAGTTATTCATTGATTATTGAAGAAATATGGAGTCCTCCACAAGGTCTCCACCGCTTACCACCCTCAAACCAACGGGCAAGCGGAAGTATCTAATCGTGAAATCAAAGGAatccttgagaagacggtgaacCCAGACCGGAAGGATTGGAGCAAACGGTTGGACGATGCATTATGGGCGTACCGCACGGCCTATTAAACTCCTATTGGCATGTCTCCATATCGTGTCATATATGGGAAAACATGCCACCTACCGGTGGTAGTTGAACATAAAGATTATTGGGCCATCAAATCTTATAATCAAAATGTAGATGAAGCGGGGTTGCATCGAAAGTTGCAAATTCAAGAGATAGAGAAACTCCGGTTGGATTCCTATGACAACGTCGCAATCTACAAGGAAAAAGTTAGAGTGTGGCATGACAAGATGATAGCTCGGAGGAGTTTCAAGGAAGGAGACAAGGTTCTTGTATTTCAAAATAAGTTTAagctttttccgggaaagttgagaTCCCGGTGGTTCGGCCCCTATATTGTGAAGAAAGTGCATCCACATGGAGCGGTGGATGTGGAGAATCCCAACTCGGGAAAGTTaatcaaggtgaatgggcaacgaATCAAAGTTTATCAAGAAGGGATGCAAGACCTAGGGGGAGAAGAAATTCAATTGGAGGATCCCGTCTATGAAGATTAACCTTCAAGAAGCATCATGTCGAGCCATCGACATTAAACAACGGcaaaatttgtaaatattctatcccAATTTAATTGTTTTCTTAGTGTAGTTCATTTCCGTATTTTATTTCATTGCATGTTAATTTAGTTTTCAATAACTTAATTTGCATTAAAATTCAAGAGGCACTTGAGGTTTGTTAATGGTGTAGTGATTTGCACAACTCTCTTGGAAGGTGTGCCCAAGAGGAGACGAGAGCCGAGTTTAACTTTCAAAATCATATGAAGAAGCCAAGGAAGGGGAACAAAGCAAAAAGAGCAAAAATTGGCTAAGTATTGAAATTccttatttactaaatgaataggtgaattCTATCATTTTTCCCCCAAAAAGAATATTCTCAAAAAAAGGAAACAAATGATAATTATGTTCattaactaaataagaaaatTAATAATTACTGTGTAAAATTTAATTTATCTATTCTTTGCTGATGATGCTGTGTTTTTCCTTCATGATCAAAATAATGGACCAAGAAACCTAAGACGTTTGCTTCATAATTATTGTGAGGTGTCTGGTCAGATTATCAATGACGATAAATCGGGAATCCTTTTCAGCCCGAGTACTAGGCTACTAAGAGCGCGTCGATGTTTGAAAACATTTAAAGTAAAAGGCGGTAAAGGGCCAGGGAAATATCTTGGACTACCTACTGAGTTTCAAGGATCAAAAAGGCAGTTGTTCAAAGGATTGATTGAGCATGTTATGAAGAGGATTGCTTCATGGAATGGAATCTTTCTTTCTTCAGCGGGAAGGTTGACCCTGATTTCGTCCGTTCTATCAAACCTTTCTAATTTCTTTCtatcggtatttaaaataccggtaagtggGACACGAAAGATTAACTCTATTCTGTCACATTTTTAGTGGGCAGGTAGTAAAGTGGGGAAAACCATTCACTGGTGTAGTCAGAAATTCCCCAGCTTTCCAAAACGGGAAGGAGGTTTAGGGATTAGGAATATTGAGTGCTTAAATCAGACAATGTTGGCCAAACATACTTGGAGGCTTTTGGGAAAAGATTCTTCTTACTTCGCTCGAATCTTTCGAAGAATGCTAATCCATGATGATGGCTCCCCGGAGGGGCGATTATTTTGCAAAAGGGGTACTAATCTTTCATGGGGAACAAAAAGTGTCAGGTATGGATTGGAGTTTATTTATCAACATGTTGGATGAAAACCGGGTCGTAATTCAATGCTTAATGTCTGGACAAACAAATGGATCAATAGAAATATGGCTGAACCGCGAGATGGTATGATGTCCTTAAGGACATTGGATCTGAGGAATTTGCAAGTGAAAGATTTGGTTATCATTCGTGACTTAAGTGAGACTGGAAGTTGGAGAGAAGATATGGTTCGGGGTATTTTCTCTGAGGAATGCGCTAGGATGATTCTTGCTACCCCGATCAGTCAATCTCTTTCTGAGGATGATATTTATTGGATTCACAGTGCTACGGGCGAGTTTACTGTCAAAAGTGCGTATGGTGTTCTATTCACAAAGTATATGGAGCAGAGGGCATCCCGAAAGGACAAAATAAGATTGGACGAGGAGGGAAGGTTTTTTTTGTAGAAAGAAGCTATGGAGATTACCAAGGCCTATGACATGGAGAGTTCTGATCTGGAGGATTCTGACTAATGCTCTATCTGTGGGGTATAACTTTGTGAAGCGAGGAATTGACATTGACCCTTGTTGTAAACTTTTCTCCACGAATGATGTGAGTTTGGAATCTATGGAGCACCTTTTCCGGGACTCTCAGATGGTTAGGAGAATTTGGGCATGTACTGAGCTAGGGATAAGGGCGGGTGAAGGAGAAAGTCTGGGTTTGGGTAAATGGATCATCAATTGGATTAACTATTTGGGAAAACTTCAAGATGAGGATAAGAGAGTTGTGTGATTCATGACAACTATCTGGGCCATATGGAGTGCGTGAAACAGTATATTCTTTAAAGAGGAAAATTTCCACCCCGTCATGATCTTGAATTTGTGGTCGCAATTAGTTGGGACTGCGGATCAGGTGATTTCTTTGAAACTGTCCCCTCAAAAGAGTGAAATATTGGCTGCTACTGAGTAGGATGATGAACGCATGCAATGGATCCGGGAAAGTAAGACGATTCATCTGGTAACGTCTCTCAGTACTTCTGATCGTCTTCGGTTGATGGTTGATGCAGGGTGGAAGTCGAGGGAAGTTGTGGGGATAGGGTGGGTTGTGTTATCGCCAGTTGGAAACATTCTTTTTGAGACAGGAAAATCCATTAGGGCTGAAACTCCTCTTCAGGCAGAAGCACTAGGACTGCGGGAGGTCCTCTCGTGGGCAGTCAAACACAAGATCTTACACTTGGAAATTTTTTCGGATTGCCTTCCCATTGTTGCGGCCTTTGCGGATATCGTCAAGCCTCATCATTTGGTTAAGGCACTTCTCAAGGATATCCTTGcactttgttcatcgtttcattGTTTATCGCTTAGTTATGTTCCTAGGGTGTTTAATAAGATTGCCCATGGCCTTGCATGTAAGTCCATGAATAGTTAGGCATACCTTTCTTtactgctgtcaaaaaaaaataaaaataaaaatctattatattttcgttaaaattaatcttttcatacAATATTTTATTTTAACTATACTCtgaactataatattttaattaaaataaaattgatataaaaATATAAATTACTAAATCTTTTAGTTATGTTATTATTAGATTAGATGATGAGTTGACCCATACTCCATATAAAAACAAAACTGTAATCATTGTTATTAGTTTGCGACAAAAAtaaattgaaaaaaatataaattgaaactcattagctttatgctataaaaatatttttattgaaatatattttcattaaaatttaTTTCAACTCATTACTAAATTCTCTTAACTCATTTTCAGTTTTAGCTTTTATTTAGCAAAgcagaaaaaaatgaaaatataaACAATTTTAAAGTACCAATATTATATACTATaagtaattttataaaaatattaaactttgaGTACCGTGCATGTATTGCACGGGGTCTAAACTGGTTAGGAATTAAAGGTATTAGGGAGGAAATTTGCGAGACtgagcgcagcctgcgcaaatgaGAAGCACAGCTGCGCCCGATTGCGCAGGGGAGAAGAAAAATTGCGCAGCCTACGCAGGTCTGCTATTTCGTCTCCTTAATCCTAATTACCCGACATTCATACTCTTTCAATAACCCCTCTTTGTATCGACAAAAGCATCAAAGTTCCTCTCAATCTCTCAAAACCTCACCAAATCACTACTTTCCATCACCAAACTTCAAATCCTTCACACAACTCAATTTTTCCATCAAAAACACCATTACAACACCAAATTTCTGAAAAATCCCCCAAATTTCCCAAGAACCCTAACTATTTCCGGGTGAAATTGAAGCTACTACAAGAGGATTTCAGGGTCAACAAGAGGTTTTTACGCATCACCTACACTTAATCAAGCAAGTCTTCGTATCAAACTAGTATAATCCGAATCACACTATTTAGTTAGGTTAATTTGGGTTAGATTCTTGCTATTATTCATTGTTGTGGATTGTTGGTAAAAGTTTTCTGCTAAGGAAGGAACAAATCAACACACACACCTTAAACACTTGAGTTCTAGCTAGTGCATATAcggtgtttgttgaattgcccctTAGAAAAAAAAATTCAGTTTTTGGTTGTTTCAGTGTATTTTTGAACTTAAATTTGTTGAGAAAGCAAGATGGTGTTCGGACTTGGAAAGGGAAAATCGAAAAAGAGAGGAGAATCCTCTAATGCACCCTCACCCCACCTAAAGCTTTTAACGGAGATGAGGGTTTGCCCGCACCTTACAAAAATTATTTCAAAGCCCTTGAAAGTAAACCccttcacatatccaaattcctCCATCCCGGGACCTTGAGAGACATGGGGATTTATGATCAAACACTTACATTTTTAACCAAGGTGGGGCTTGAACAATACATCAACCTCCAATTAAACACATATCCCGCCTACACCTTGGAATTCCTTGCAACTCTACATATCACGGGAGAATGGGGGAGTGAAAGGGTGAACTTTCGGTTGCACAAAGTGTGGCATTCTCTCACTTTTGAAAGGATGGAGGAAATTTTGAGAGTCTCTAGACCCCCTTCCTCCGTCAAACCACAAGGAACCACTTTGAATGATGTGTGGTGCGGCATTTCGGGAAAACCTCGTCAAacaaacaatgataaaagctcCGCCattacaaccccccccccccccccccatttgaaTCATTGCCCGGATGATTTCTTGTTTCT
Encoded here:
- the LOC141600978 gene encoding uncharacterized protein LOC141600978; its protein translation is MAKSWEPTFRPWSKRWKSTFAMDQTMDFHESWEDFGENSIDYNPLFETTIDFETRDDAFNLAQKIAFENGFALVKANNGAKNRKKNGLLASYFRCKRHGKPNESDDLEKSRRSQKCSCKFRIRAVQNFVSKNDQETVVWNIVTSEGTGLHNHTVAVYKDGDRHFAGLDAEEKAYVRQQTLAGVLPRDIKNGLHLRTPRKTSTVKHPTI
- the LOC141600979 gene encoding protein FAR1-RELATED SEQUENCE 5-like translates to MGERNTAQQMLALVVEAKYVHWHEIDFKSKELTHIFMAHPEAIKLFRAYPYVVLMDSTYKTNIYKNPLIEMVGVTPTGSSFLIACSMTPTESYVNYKWLLRKLDAILDVTGVVSPAVFVIDRELGLISAFEQVYPRAEHLLCRWHVNKAINAKALTSFRAESMRKHVIANEEDGWIKVINAVTEESFQRAWQCFQRKFVLYYTNEVLHFGNTATSRVESAHSLLKAWLKSKHLTLDSMWSRIHGMLESQHSKIKKELEDEMSKPRRTSRTFSLLQGNVSTKAIELMEKELTRGLGLGIGVDDRCRHVIRTTHGLPCACNLASR